A section of the Raphanus sativus cultivar WK10039 unplaced genomic scaffold, ASM80110v3 Scaffold4321, whole genome shotgun sequence genome encodes:
- the LOC108836431 gene encoding glutathione S-transferase T3-like codes for MEHPPQTSHSSLQRRKWSTKEDVVLISAWLNTSKDAIVSTDQKAGTFWKRIVDYVNASPLLSGAVPREWSQCKQRWGRINEQVCKFVGCYEAAVREQASGQNENDVMKAAHDIFFNDIGIKFTLEHCWRELRFDQKWKSLGVPKEGPKEKRKEAAEVVAEEEGAEVQPPGVKACKAAKRKRQGYDEIHSMLAVKKEIQQQKLLERLLAKDPTHLSANEITLMNKLISEMI; via the coding sequence atggAACATCCTCCCCAAACCTCCCACAGCTCTCTTCAAAGAAGAAAGTGGTCAACCAAAGAAGACGTTGTGCTCATAAGCGCTTGGTTGAACACCAGCAAGGATGCCATCGTGAGCACTGACCAGAAGGCCGGAACGTTTTGGAAGCGCATAGTGGATTACGTCAACGCAAGCCCTCTGCTCAGTGGCGCCGTTCCTAGAGAATGGAGTCAGTGTAAGCAGAGGTGGGGAAGAATCAATGAGCAGGTGTGCAAGTTTGTGGGCTGCTATGAAGCAGCAGTGAGGGAGCAAGCGAGTGGCCAAAACGAGAATGATGTCATGAAGGCTGCCCATGACATCTTCTTCAATGACATTGGCATCAAGTTCACACTTGAACATTGTTGGAGGGAACTTCGGTTCGATCAGAAATGGAAATCACTCGGTGTTCCCAAAGAAGGTCCCAAGGAGAAAAGGAAGGAAGCTGCGGAGGTGGTGGCTGAGGAGGAAGGTGCGGAGGTTCAGCCTCCTGGTGTCAAGGCTTGCAAAGCAGCCAAACGCAAGAGGCAAGGTTATGATGAGATACATAGCATGCTTGCTGTGAAAAAGGAGATACAGCAACAGAAACTCCTAGAGCGTCTCCTTGCCAAAGACCCTACCCATCTATCTGCAAACGAAATCACACTCATGAACAAACTCATTTCTGAAATGATTTGA